From Bacteroidota bacterium, the proteins below share one genomic window:
- a CDS encoding tetratricopeptide repeat protein, which produces MKQPDPTPLNEKNHSKLLNRIFILVIILLGAVNYSNTIGNFYSLDDYHISSGNDLIKQGFKAIPEIMTSLYASRELEDMHYGYRPVVRISFAIEYGIFGENNPKMPYISHTINLLLYILLALLIFQVLKRLFRNQSLYLPFLITLLFVAHPIHTEVVASLKNRDEILSLGFFLLSLQAFLKYADYGKKWPVFWGIIFYILAFLSKASIVSTILVFPLVFHFFTDMKPKKILIITGVMLLVAIVSIFGPYLYLPETSRIIRFHENPIGYQDDFLVRISTGLYGLLYYLRLLFYPHPLVYYYGYDMIPLTGPANPWVILSFLIYLGMFVYAVIFFRKKAILSFAFLFFLITMAPYSNIVAFPPGIIAERFLFFPSLPFILAIVYILFLVFRLAGKTSNAFSINTAIVTVIVLLLLIPSTLKTRDRNKDWNTQYTLFNADIKHLHNSVKANDLLADEIMRQVNRELSKPVDVTKFIKPSAERAAGFWKRALEIYPEHYSSWSNLGIAYNKIFKDYDQAMKYFKKAIEIKPDYGVALFNLGMVYENKGMRDSAMIMYEKCIELEPGIINPRSRLANLHFLKGDFRKALILNEEIIKLDPKETLPYLNFGNYYLSIGDTIKGIGFYEKAVEMGAPAQVSMFLNRYYRQKGDEEKAGFYFEKLRKASGDNPIPERK; this is translated from the coding sequence ATGAAACAACCCGATCCTACACCTTTGAATGAAAAGAACCATTCAAAATTGCTGAACCGGATTTTCATCCTGGTCATTATCCTGCTGGGCGCAGTTAATTATAGTAATACCATTGGCAATTTTTACTCCCTCGATGATTATCATATCTCATCGGGAAATGATCTGATCAAGCAGGGTTTCAAAGCCATACCGGAAATTATGACTTCCCTTTATGCCTCCCGTGAACTGGAAGATATGCATTATGGATACCGGCCGGTTGTGAGGATTTCATTCGCTATTGAATACGGTATTTTCGGAGAGAATAATCCTAAAATGCCTTATATCAGCCATACTATCAACCTTCTTCTTTACATCCTGCTTGCCCTGCTGATTTTTCAGGTTCTTAAAAGGCTCTTCCGCAACCAAAGCCTGTATCTCCCCTTTCTTATAACCCTTCTCTTTGTTGCCCATCCCATTCATACCGAAGTAGTCGCCAGCCTTAAAAACCGCGACGAGATCCTTAGCCTCGGGTTTTTCCTGCTCTCCCTGCAGGCCTTCCTGAAATATGCCGATTACGGGAAAAAATGGCCGGTATTCTGGGGTATCATCTTCTATATTCTCGCTTTCCTTTCGAAAGCCTCTATTGTTTCTACTATCCTGGTTTTCCCTCTGGTCTTTCATTTCTTTACCGATATGAAACCAAAGAAAATACTCATTATCACGGGGGTAATGCTGCTGGTAGCAATTGTATCCATCTTCGGTCCATACCTTTACCTGCCGGAAACTTCCAGGATCATCCGCTTTCACGAAAACCCCATCGGATACCAGGATGATTTCCTTGTCAGAATATCCACAGGACTTTATGGGTTATTATATTATCTGCGCTTACTGTTCTATCCCCACCCGCTCGTTTATTATTACGGCTATGACATGATCCCGCTCACCGGACCGGCCAACCCCTGGGTAATACTATCTTTCCTGATCTATCTGGGTATGTTTGTGTATGCCGTGATCTTTTTCAGGAAAAAAGCTATTTTATCCTTTGCGTTTTTGTTCTTCCTGATCACAATGGCTCCATATTCAAATATTGTAGCCTTTCCCCCGGGTATCATCGCTGAACGCTTTCTTTTCTTTCCTTCCCTGCCTTTTATCCTTGCCATTGTTTATATCCTCTTCCTGGTTTTCAGGCTCGCAGGAAAAACAAGCAATGCATTCAGCATAAATACAGCAATCGTTACCGTTATTGTTCTATTATTGCTGATCCCTTCCACCTTAAAAACCCGCGACAGAAACAAGGACTGGAATACACAATATACCTTGTTCAATGCCGATATCAAACACCTTCATAATTCGGTTAAAGCCAATGACCTTCTGGCCGACGAAATTATGCGACAAGTCAACAGAGAACTATCAAAACCCGTGGATGTTACCAAATTCATTAAACCCTCGGCAGAAAGAGCCGCCGGTTTTTGGAAAAGAGCATTGGAAATCTACCCTGAACATTATTCATCCTGGTCCAATCTCGGGATTGCCTACAATAAAATTTTCAAGGATTACGACCAGGCTATGAAGTATTTCAAGAAGGCAATTGAGATCAAACCGGATTATGGGGTCGCCCTCTTTAACCTCGGAATGGTATACGAAAATAAAGGCATGCGCGATTCTGCAATGATTATGTACGAAAAGTGCATAGAACTGGAACCGGGAATCATCAATCCCAGATCACGCCTGGCTAATCTCCATTTCCTGAAAGGTGATTTCCGCAAAGCCCTCATCCTGAATGAAGAAATCATCAAACTTGACCCGAAAGAAACCCTTCCCTACCTTAACTTTGGTAATTATTATCTTAGTATCGGAGACACTATAAAGGGCATTGGGTTTTATGAAAAAGCTGTTGAAATGGGCGCTCCCGCCCAGGTGAGCATGTTCCTCAACCGCTATTACCGCCAAAAAGGTGATGAAGAAAAAGCAGGATTCTACTTTGAGAAACTGAGAAAGGCCTCAGGCGACAACCCCATTCCTGAACGGAAATAG
- a CDS encoding alpha/beta hydrolase: MVSSIKFKGKDIRFRVKGHGKTIVLLHGFLENSKIWNRFEDFLSNDYSVVSIDLPGFGKSDSIDMINTMEIMAEAVNKVLNSLNVKQCLMAGHSMGGYVALSFAEMYAAKIGALVLFHSHAAADSPEAKANRNRTIRIVEENHHDFILQFIPSLFSPGNEELYEREIEKLHSQASKISPANIIAALEGMKLRTGKENVLKNAGFPVLFIIGKDDSRIPMDLIMEQVILPKHSEILILDGTGHMGFIEARKQTMLAIKGLADRTL, from the coding sequence ATGGTTAGTAGTATCAAATTTAAAGGAAAAGACATCCGTTTCAGGGTCAAAGGCCATGGAAAAACCATCGTCCTGCTCCATGGCTTCCTGGAGAATTCCAAAATCTGGAACCGTTTTGAAGACTTTCTCTCCAACGATTACAGCGTGGTCTCCATCGACCTCCCCGGATTCGGAAAGAGCGATAGTATTGATATGATCAATACCATGGAAATCATGGCGGAAGCCGTCAACAAAGTTCTTAATTCGCTTAACGTCAAGCAATGCCTGATGGCAGGACATTCCATGGGAGGGTATGTGGCATTGTCGTTTGCTGAAATGTATGCCGCAAAAATAGGCGCTCTCGTTCTATTCCACTCACATGCCGCTGCCGACAGCCCGGAAGCCAAAGCAAACCGTAACCGGACAATCCGCATAGTGGAAGAAAATCATCACGACTTTATCCTACAGTTCATTCCTTCTCTCTTCTCTCCCGGAAATGAAGAATTGTATGAAAGAGAAATTGAAAAACTTCATTCCCAGGCCTCCAAAATATCCCCCGCAAACATCATCGCAGCACTCGAAGGGATGAAACTTAGGACCGGGAAGGAAAATGTACTGAAAAATGCGGGATTTCCTGTTTTGTTCATCATTGGAAAAGACGACTCCCGCATTCCTATGGATTTGATCATGGAACAGGTCATCCTTCCAAAACACTCCGAAATACTTATCCTGGATGGGACAGGACATATGGGCTTCATTGAGGCCAGAAAACAAACCATGCTGGCAATCAAAGGGCTGGCCGACAGAACACTTTAA